The sequence tctattgtgccacctagttgcccctggcCTAGAATTTTGAGATAATGATAAGTGTGTCAGGACTAAGAAGAGATCCATATGAAGGCCAGCTTtaacaaaaaatacttttttctctaCAGCTTGCCCTTAAATGCTTGACTAAAAGTAGCTTCTCATGCAGCCAATAGGAACACTTATAAAAGTGACATGagattacttttttccccttttgttttattttattttgtagatttGGTGTTAGAAATAAATGgcatctctctcttttccccctttcaagAGTGTTGCTCCAGCAGCCCTTTTTCTGGCAGCTAAAGTAGAGGAACAACCACGAAAACTAGAACATGTAATCAAGGTAGCGCATGCTTGCCTCCACCCTCTGGATGCACTTCCTGACACCAGAAGTGAGGTAAATGACTGTCTTTTAGCTGTGACTTATATAAATTGAATTATCTCAACTATACAATGAGCATTGACTTTTAAAGGAATCTCTGAATGAATCTTAAACATTTAGAATTTCTTATAATGGGTTTCTTCAAACTGAGCACATCTGTATTGGTTTTAGTGGTCAGAGGGAGGCAGGTGTAGGGTAAGGATACTTAAATAGGTTCTGAAATGAGGGCTTTCTTCTTTACCATGTGGAAAAAGGTAGGTTTTTGCATCATCTCCCTAAGTGTTTTTTCCAAGTCATGGACTTGTCTTCTTAAGCCCTCTCCCTTTAGATTCTATATCAGACCAGCTTTAGTTGGAAATTGTGAATATGCTCTATTCTAAGGCTTCTTGATTACCATTTGCCCACATAAGCAGGAGAAAActccttttccccaaaatattttcaTGTCTTTTATTTCATTCGAATCTCacaaagagaagggggaaaagacaggtattttcattttattgaaaggaaaaatggcatagaaaaagattataaagtCATTTTATAAAATTGAGTCTGCAATCAAACTTTTTGGCTCTCAATCAGGTGTGCTTTCTCCTAGACTATGCATGTCACTTGTCATCCAGGCAGTCTTCTAAGGAGTATTAAATAACATTCTCAATCTTCACAATatttttcctcactttctctaaaagggaaagaaaactctATCTAGCAGAAAAATAACTGAGGCAAATTTGTTCACTTTTGGTAATGttttatatgccaaaatatttttatactctaACCTGGGAAATTGAACCCTTGAAAGATTTTGGactgaacaaaatattttagCATTTGGCCCTCTCATTTTAGGGGAATCTTTGATAATTCCCTCTAGTGTTATGTATGGGATAAAGATTCTACTCCTTGTTTTTCCTGGTTATCCCAAGAGAGATTGTAAATAATTCTTCAGGCTTTATAGAGTGCCTCCTCGTGAGTAACCTGCCTGTCCTCTCAACCCCAGGCTTACCTGCAACAAGTCCAAGACCTGGTCATTCTAGAGAGCATAATACTGCAGACCCTGGGTAAGTTTTAAAAGCGGACGGGCTGCTACCTGTGGGCTTCACCCAGACTGTGAAGAGTTTGCAGAGCTGAGGGCCTAACCTAACCTATGTCCTGCTCCACAGATGAAGGATAAAAACACCTGGCCCCTGAAAAAGCAAGACCTCAAACAACGGATTCCTTACAGGCTTTGTGGTTCATATTACATTTAATATGATTTTCAGgtttaatatgcatttttagtCTTTTGGTAAATGGCAGCATAAAAAAATGAATCCAGGTCTATAAAACCTGTTTGCTTTTCTCCTGTAGGTTTTGTGTTCTCTTTGGCCATTGGGCTCTGGATATTAATGTTTGTCTATAATTTATAACAAATCCTTCTATTGGGTCTTGTGACCAGCCTGGACAGCAGAATTGGAGGCCAAGGGACTTTATATATAGGTGTTGCATTTGGAACAGAACTGAGATTTGTTCTATAGCTTCAATGCTATAATCTTTAAAAGCTGATCTAATATTTCACTAGGCCTTTGAATCTgaagtttccttctttttcttcttcttcttccttttttttttgtttgctatgTGGGTATATTTTGTCATACAATATGTGTTGTTGAAAAGTTGATTGTACTATTTTTCTATGAatctaatagattttttttttccagtcatgttATAAAATGGAAGATGCCTTTAAGCTTTGCcttaaaacaatgaaaatcacATTTAGAAAGATTATCTTTCTAATCAAATAATGCCAAAAGGTATATTGAACTGAAATCATAAATTATTCACCCATAGGACTAGATATGGAGtaacctttttttgtatttcatgaGGCTCTTTGGCAGTCTTCTGAAAACCTATGGTCTTCTTCTCAATctttttgcataaaataaaatatataggatattAAAGGAAACCATTTTAATTGAAAtagtatgagattttttttttttttttaagttccatcGTTTGACTAGTTTGCTCTAATAATgaactaagtggcacaatggcTGGAGCTCTTGGctaggagttaggaagactttttaagttcaaatcctaacttaaatatttaatagattttCATGAGCCTGTAGAAGTCAGAACTTcttttaacttcagtttcctcatctgtaagataagggGGTTGGATTCTGTAGTCTCTTAGGTTCAGTCTAGTTTTAAATCTAAATATCGCTTTTTAAGAATGAGATTTTAGCTGATACaaagctatttattttatatagcatGTTAATTGTTTAAGGACCAGGTTATAGttgattataacttttttttttttttttttttttgagttttagtaTACTCTGTTCATTCTTCATGATATAAAGACCATATAGTAACCAATAGTTCTATTATCTCACCCCATggaatattttacataaaaatagtATCCATAGTGCAACTTTTCCCTTATTAGGGATGTACCTGGATCGAGGGAATATGTGTGGTACAAAacttagaaattgttttaaaaatcaaattttaaaacactgtTCATCCACTAAAATCTGCATTGATTGTAGATAAAAATGGTAAGTATAATACCATTTATAGTggattttaaaaaggataaaatagtACATCAAAACAGTTTTCTTTGGATTAAAGTTTCACTTCAGAAAAAAACtaccttattttaaattttaagtggAGACATGAAAGGGGACTATCTTTTATGgtgtggtttgttttgttttgttttttatcctctGAAAAAGTATGCGCCAGGGATttgtcctctctccttcctcccatctgCTGCCCAGGCCCTTACACTAGGTTCTTATGTTTGtgactaaaaattattttgttttcagtgaaGTTTCAACAGTGAAGAAGTTCTTAATTACTTGGAGAACTAGAGACAGCAATGGCCTTTCAATTTTATAACTAGGCATTAAATCAGCCCTGGAGATAATTCAACATAGAGAAGAGTTTCTATCTTTGGACTTCTTGTTCCCCTGAACAACTGttttgggaaggggaaggaggcaTTTTACTTGCCTCAGGTGCAAGAAGTGCAAAATGTATTTGGTATTTTTCGCTTGTTaaccaattttcttctttctgcatttttttttcaggctttgAAATAACAATTGACCACCCACACACGCATGTAGTAAAGTGCACACAGCTTGTCCGAGGTAAGGAATCCAAGATTGAGAATTCTAACTTGATCCTGTTATGGTAAGGGATAATATTTCATAATGGCATTTTTATGCATGTTGCATATAGTCATTTGTCAGGAATTAAAAGTAAAAGGCCTGCCTGAACTTTATTAGTCATAACATTGTAAAAATCCTAGAAAGTTACCAAGTCTATTCTATCATCAGGAAGGCCACCCTAGATAAATGAGAaacctattttttaaacattcttcctaaatttttttaaaattgaaattgatgCCTTTTTTTGGTCAATCTTTTACCTCTAACTACCTCTCCCTTCTCACACCTAAAGTGAATCCTCCATTATAAAAGGGGAAACAACTCATTAGTAAAGCAGTGAAAACATATGCACCATTCTCCATCTATCATTCCGAAAACCTTAAGCCTTGACACCTTAGTTGTCAAGCACTATATGGTATATTAGTCTACCATCTCTCTGCCAAtaggaaaaatgtatttcttctcAAGAATCAATATTATCCATAGCCATTAATACAAGTTCAGAATCCtttaagtattattttcatttgttactGTAATCATTTTGTATAATCTTTTGATTCTGCTTTCCTCCTGTATCACTTCAtagttttcccaattttccctgaatttcttgtgttctttcttattcattcataCTACTATTCATCTCTTCCTCCAGTTGATAAGCAACTATTTTGTTACTTCAGAATGCTGCTATGGAAATGTTGGTCCATATAGTTTTCTTTCAGTAAGGTCCATATTTCTATTCAGTCATGCTCTCTAGCATAAAGAATATGTAAAATGGGCTCATAGTAAAAATTTAAGTGGTTCTCCTATAAATTGTTCTTACTAGTTCCTAAATAGGATCATATTTTCAGCTAACATGTTGTTccgatttttttcccccagcaagCAAGGATTTGGCACAAACTTCCTACTTCATGGCAACCaacaggtttttattttcatttgttttcctatGTTGTGGGATGGGTTTTCTTTGGGTTGGAGATAGCTGCCTTCTAGGAACAGAAATCGATCAAAAGTTCAGGTTTTGAGACTTGGGAACATTGCATCCAAGAAGATTTACCTTGGCATAGAATaacttttgtcaaaaaaaaaatgtatgatgTGAAAAGCtaattaatttatgttttctgaACACTTTCCATAGAGTACTCTGCATTTCCCTAGTACTTTGTTGTGGTTTTATAGAACTTGATAGTAGTGTATAGCCTTCTACCTCTTTGAGAAGAGCTCTAAAAACCCAGAAGCATTGTTCTAGAGTTCTTTATAAATTCTGGATTCACTGAGAATCATTTCTGTTTATAAACAGCTtgaatttatttgtacaaagttttacatctttttttccccattttcaaaaCCATCACAAGATTATATCTTTCATCTCCTTTGTCCAACTCATTGGCTGACCCACACAGGCAGAAAAATCATGCCTATTTACTATTCACATGCCCCTGGCATGGAAGGTTTCATAATTTTGAAATAGGCCATAGAACATAGGAATTTAAGTTGATTAAGAGACTAGCACTTTATTATATATAGAACAATCTCAGGTCAGCCAAAAGGAGTGTCCTATTAACTGTCCCAAAGGTCTAAACTTGTTTTCAgttttaagtaaaatatattttgacaatTGGATGTGTCTAAGGAATCCATCCAATTGTTTTTTTGTTAGATTATGGTTTTAGCCTGCTCTGAAACTATagaaagatattattattttgtttgtgttaaCAATGTCAATCAGTAGACACATTGTCAGGAAAACGAAATTGAAGTGGTTTGAGCAAAAGGGGGGGGGAATCTTCAAATTTTGCATGTAGGTGAATTTGATGGCAAGACCAGTATGATTATTGAATCTGAGCAtttttacctgttttttttttccccaatgtttaTTTAGCAGAAAATTTTGGGTTCAGGCTTGAGAGCTCAtggctttctgtttctctccctccgaTTGGTATCAGCCTGCACTTGACTACATTTAGCCTGCAGTACACACCTCCTGTGGTGGCTTGCGTCTGCATTCACCTGGCCTGTAAATGGTCCAACTGGGAGATCCCAGTCTCCAGTGATGGGAAACACTGGTGGGAGTATGTGGATGTCACAGTGACCCTGGAGCTTCTTGATGGTAAGTTTTAGAGaaggaagatttatttttgtgatgatagctttttatttttcaaaatacatgcaaagatagttttcaacatttcaccCTTGAAAAAAacttgttccaaaattttcttccttattcctctctcccctagacagcaaataatccattatagattaaacatgtgctatttttctaaacatatttctacacctatgctacacaaggaaaatcaaatcaaaggggGTCGGggaggaatgagaaaagagaaaaaaaaacaagcaaaggtgaaaatactatgttgtgatccacattcagtccccataatcctctctctgaatgtagatggttttattcatcacaagtctattggaattggcctgaatcacctcattgttgaaaagagctaagtccatcatcacataattttattgttgctgtctacaatgttctcacttcacttaacatcaattcatataagtctcttcaggcctctatGAAATCGTCTTGCCGATTGttatagaacagtagtattccataacattcatataccataacttattcagccattccccagctcatgggcatccactcagtttccagtaccttgccactccaaaaaggtcagctacaaacatttttgcacatgtgtggtccttttccttcttgtatgatctctttgggatgtagacccAGGAGAGGTTTGATAGTCCTttagcatagtttcaaattacttaaagaaagaaattttagagaaattGATTTTGTTACTGAGActcatttaagaaattatttatacCTATGATTTCCTAGCTACTTGTTTCtagtctttattatttatttagatagtTCTGATCTTTATCAAGCTTTTGAGTTTAGTGACCATAAGTTTTACTCTTAGGCTCCTTTTTTCCTGCTGgtgtaatgatgataatgaagttTGTTGTAGCTGTCATTTATGTTGATAGTGTCCTTTTATagcttatataaatttttatttgctaATTTCAAAAGTCCTATGATGTAAGCAGAAATGGTTGTTAATATTTTAGAAAGCCTTATTGTGATaattagtgggttttttttttgttttgaggacAAGTAGACTGATGCATATCATCTGGGTGACTAGGGCCAAATTTCATAGCTGCTTACTTTCTAGACTAAAAGTTGCATTTTAATTGATGAGCTTACACTGATAGAGTTTTTATACTAGATGAAATTACATATCTGAGTTGTGGTCCTTTTCTCCCAATACACCCAGAGAAGTTAGTTGCCCttcccaaggtcatataactTTTAAGTTGAGATTTAACAAAGATTTTAGAACACATTTACTGTACTTTTACATTAGCTTTTACACAGATAAAGCTAACCAAAAAACTGAAATCACCTTGTTTTAACTCTGTTCTTATGAGTtttccatgtttttgttttgtttttttaattcacagaacTGACGCATGAATTTCTACAAATCCTTGAGAAAACCCCTAACAGGCTCAAGCGCATTCGAAATTGGAGGGTAAGTCTTATTGTTATGAGTTTAATGTACcaaagccagtttttttttttttttttttttgggttttttttttttttttttttgactgcatTAGGTCACAGAAATTGAATGTGCTTGGAATTTCCCTTTTTGTAGTTATGCAATAATTGTGACTTCAACTATATAACTTGTGCCCTGGTGTAGAAATCAGGGACTGAGTGGTAGTGGGAATTTTTTGGTATTATATAATTGAACAGTTGTGGGGCAGTCATCCAGTAGACATTGATCTGAATAGTCATTGATCTGAATAGTCATTGAGTTCAGTGTTCTGTATTAAATGCCATGATGAAAAGAACATGCCATCAGTTGCTGAAGATTATTTTGTTAGAAGCCATGTATACTTTTGTAAATGGATGTTAGCAAGATTCAGTTGTTTGTATATTCCAACTTTATGTGTGAAAGgaagatcttttattttattcaaatggaAAGTTTGATTTCAAATGTCTCATTTCACAAACTGACACATGTgagtttaatttcattattttttttttaaaatcaactcaCCTTTCAGGTGCCTGCATTTAGAAAGGATCTTGAAGTCATCTCGTTAATTTCCTCTGAAATACTTTCATAACTAGGTCATTCCAAAAATTTGAGGGGAAATGTGTCATGCATAACAAGAGAGAAATGTTTGTTTACTAGGCTTCATCTTAACTGTACTCCCCCTCCTACCTTCTCATACCTTGCATGTACCTCTCTACAAACAGCTTTATATTGAGTTAAATTTGTTGGTGTTtgattttccttgaaattttagttaatattttttatgttattaCTCTCTCCCTTTTCTAGTATATTCTTtccatctgtttctctctcccctaccccctttttccttcttaagATGCCATCTCTtatgacaattaaaaaagaaagaaaatttgatgtATCAATCAAGTTGACATTATATAGAGAGTTCTACATCAtagtccctttcttccttcttcacctctctTCTTTGAGACagacttggtcattataatttcccCAGCATTCAGTTTcatctcttttgttgtttttgttctttatatattgatCATTCTGATATAAGTTTATGTGGTTTCACttccatctttaaaaatattgagcTTCTGCTTTGTACAAATCATTCTGCTAAGTGTTGAAATAATAATGCCCAGTATTGTATTGTTTTTCAAACGTACTTTTATAAATTACATTTGATCAGGAGGTAGTAGATATTAtgagtattatataaatatatgtgatatatataggcgtatataatatacatatgtagtataactattattctgattttccagagaagaaaactgatgCTTTAGTTAAATGTCCAGTCAGacatttagaattaaaatttctGATTCCTCTTCCccactctgccttttttttttttttttttttttttaatcccctacTAGACCATACTAATGATAATACTATAGGGAGTACATTTACTTGTTGGAGCCCTTAGCATATGTCTTTGTCACATCTTCTAAGTGTGCAGCAGAGTTCTCCTTAAAGGCACTTGAGATTATTAATCACTTCACTTGTGTTTGAGTAGGATTGAGTAGAAACTCTAGtaagaaattccctttaccaatgaagATTGTCACTTGTGAGAGACATAactcactcaacaagcatttttacctttattgtttttacatttattattgttttacctTTATTGTTGCAATAACTGTGTGCTGCTTGCTAAGAATACGAacttaaaaaatgaagcaattcatATACCttgaagagtttatattctattgaggaaaacaatttatatacacataaatacatatatgggAAGGTTCTAGCAAATTGTCTTGTTTACATGTATCAGACTTGGACCCAAGACCTTTAACCCAAGTCACATAATCtccttattttcaaataatagaTTTATATGGAGTGCATATTTAACTGTTATCTGCTTAATTTCAGGCTTGCCAGGCAGCCAAGAAATCTAAATCAGGTGATCCAGGAGAAGATGACTCTCTTTCAGAGCAGGCAATCCTCAGCATGATCTCCAGGAGCTCTTCAGATATGAACATTGCAGGCTTAATGAGCATGTCAACTTCTAACACAACAAGCACCGTGCCTTCTCTCCCAGCTAAGGAGAAGTCCCCCAGTGATTTAAGCAGTGTAGAGATGTTGCAGGCTGAGCACTGGCTGCCTTCACAGCACTCCCACAAGCTGGAATCTACTCAGGGTCATCGGACTAATGAGCATCTAGCACTTATAGGAGCTGACCATTCTTTGCAGCAGGACCCAGCTGCATTTGTTTCTCAAAAGCAGAGCAGCAAAAGTGCACCAGCTGCAAAGGTGTCACTGAAGGAGTATCGAGCTAAGCATGCTGAGGAGCTTGCTGCTCAAAAACGACAGCTGGAAAACATGGAGGCCAATGTGAAATCACAGTATGCTTATGCTGCCCAGAATCTCTTGGCTCAGCAAGAGAGCCACTCCTCTGTCATTCTGAAAATTCCCATGGAAAGTTCTGAAAACCCAGACCGCCTTAGTCTGGAAAAGGCAGACAAAGCAGCTCTCAAAATGAGAATCCCCATGGTAGGCGGAGGAGATAAAGCCCTTTCTACAAAACCAGAGGAGATAAAAATGCGTATTAAAGTTCACACAGCAGCTGATAAACATAGCTCCGTGGATGAGTTTGGGGCAAAAACCCGGGAACACAAGGAGAAGCACAAGGTCCACACATCaaatcatcatcaccaccaccacaatCACCATTCACACAAACACTCCCACTCCCAACTCCCAAGTGGTGCTGGAAACAAGCGACTGAGTGACTCGAAACATAGCAGCCAGCCAAGCATTCTGGCCCACAAAGCCTACAACTTGTctgtttcctcttcctcttctagtTCAGCCCGTAAAAGGCCCCTTCCTGAGGAGTCTGGAGTAATATATGAGCACCCTGCCAAAATTGGCAAGACCTCTAAATCATCCTCGGTGACTTTCTCCTTCCCCACTCTTCCTGCAATGACACAATTGCCTGGGCATAGCTCAGAAACAAGCAGCCTTCCCTTCTCCAGAGCTCCTCATGTGAAATCGGACAAAGGCTCCACTGGAGCAAATGGACATAACACAGCTCAAACAATAGACTATCAGGACACAGTTAACATGCTTCACTCACTGCTTAGTGCCCAGGGCATGCAGCCCACGCAGCCCTCTGCTTATGAATTTGTTCACTCTTATGGTGAATATCTGAATCCACGTGCTAGTGGAGCTCCTTCCAGAGCAGGCAATTTAGACAAACCTCGACCACCTCCTCTACCATCAGAACCTCCCCCACCACTCCCACCCCTTCCTAagtaaacaacaaagaaaagccccctcccctccttattttttttttttttttttaactactgaGTCTGGACTAAGAAAATTACATATATGAAATTTTTGTCACTCTCTTTGGGCCAGGGAAGGGAGGGTGTAGTGGGTAGGATATTTGTTATTATATCCACTGCCTCAGAAATAactattttattatagtttttactGGTATTAGAGAAGTGAGAATTCCTTAAAGCTGTGAAGGATTGAAGACACTTCCTCTGTTCTATGCTCCTGTGTCTCCCAGCTGGGTGGTTGGTGTTGGTGGTTATTTTCCCCTTCCTAACCCCCATATTTTTGTGTCAGGACTAAAAAgtgtaatttttctttcaaacaaaaaacaaaacttgtggAATTATTGGGGTTTTAATATATCAAAAGAGAGGAAGTATTTAAACAtgtcaaaatcttttaaaaagtaatttaaaaataacttatccGTTaagtttttatacacacacacacacacacacacacacacacacgtgtgtgtgtatatatgtatagatatatatacacacatacacacacaatttcaTATATGTAATTTTCTTAGTCCAGACTCAGTACtaggttgatttaaaaaaaaaaaaaaaagcattgactCAAGGGAGAGAATTGGGGTTGGGTGGGAGAAGTCCTAGGTCCAGAGATAGGCCATGGGCAGTTTGAAGTGTTGAGACCTtttggtttgtgtgtgtgcatttatttttcttttatatgtacatttttaaaaatcatgtttcaCCTCACCTTAGCCTTCCTTTCTCTCAAGCAGTTTTTACTAGAGGGAGTATAGTGTATCAAAACTTTTaacaggaagggaagagagagtgaaTTTTGTTTAGTATTTTCCCATTTGTGTATGATGTAATAGGTGATAGAATGTGAAGTTATATGTGGCAGCATCTCACTAAGTTCTAGTCAAAGCCTTCTCAGCAATCCATTCATTGTCCTAACTTTACAGATTctatttaaaaacttatttttattcccCTCCATTTTAAGCCTGTGACGTTAAAAAATAAAGGTTGGAGTGGGAGAGGGATGTAACAAGATAACCTTTTAGCAGAATTGTTTTTTCATGTTAGGCTTTGAAAAGCTTCCATATAGGAATATTTTCATGCTTTCCTGTGGAAGCTAAAGTATATCCGTAAGTACCATTTTCTGTCTAGCAAAATCCAGTCCATATATATTGATCTGGGGACTGTGAAAGTAAACACTGGAGGATATTAAAAATGGTGGAATTGTGATTTGGAatttagaaaactatattttaaaatgtattatgaaTG comes from Sarcophilus harrisii chromosome 5, mSarHar1.11, whole genome shotgun sequence and encodes:
- the CCNT1 gene encoding cyclin-T1 isoform X3: MEGASAKRWYFTREQLEKSPSRRAGIDPDKELYCRQQAANLLQDMGQRLNVSQLTINTAIVYMHRFYMVQSFTQFHRNSVAPAALFLAAKVEEQPRKLEHVIKVAHACLHPLDALPDTRSEAYLQQVQDLVILESIILQTLGFEITIDHPHTHVVKCTQLVRASKDLAQTSYFMATNRKFWVQA
- the CCNT1 gene encoding cyclin-T1 isoform X2 translates to MEGASAKRWYFTREQLEKSPSRRAGIDPDKELYCRQQAANLLQDMGQRLNVSQLTINTAIVYMHRFYMVQSFTQFHRNSVAPAALFLAAKVEEQPRKLEHVIKVAHACLHPLDALPDTRSEAYLQQVQDLVILESIILQTLGFEITIDHPHTHVVKCTQLVRASKDLAQTSYFMATNSRKFWVQA
- the CCNT1 gene encoding cyclin-T1 isoform X1 produces the protein MEGASAKRWYFTREQLEKSPSRRAGIDPDKELYCRQQAANLLQDMGQRLNVSQLTINTAIVYMHRFYMVQSFTQFHRNSVAPAALFLAAKVEEQPRKLEHVIKVAHACLHPLDALPDTRSEAYLQQVQDLVILESIILQTLGFEITIDHPHTHVVKCTQLVRASKDLAQTSYFMATNSLHLTTFSLQYTPPVVACVCIHLACKWSNWEIPVSSDGKHWWEYVDVTVTLELLDELTHEFLQILEKTPNRLKRIRNWRACQAAKKSKSGDPGEDDSLSEQAILSMISRSSSDMNIAGLMSMSTSNTTSTVPSLPAKEKSPSDLSSVEMLQAEHWLPSQHSHKLESTQGHRTNEHLALIGADHSLQQDPAAFVSQKQSSKSAPAAKVSLKEYRAKHAEELAAQKRQLENMEANVKSQYAYAAQNLLAQQESHSSVILKIPMESSENPDRLSLEKADKAALKMRIPMVGGGDKALSTKPEEIKMRIKVHTAADKHSSVDEFGAKTREHKEKHKVHTSNHHHHHHNHHSHKHSHSQLPSGAGNKRLSDSKHSSQPSILAHKAYNLSVSSSSSSSARKRPLPEESGVIYEHPAKIGKTSKSSSVTFSFPTLPAMTQLPGHSSETSSLPFSRAPHVKSDKGSTGANGHNTAQTIDYQDTVNMLHSLLSAQGMQPTQPSAYEFVHSYGEYLNPRASGAPSRAGNLDKPRPPPLPSEPPPPLPPLPK